The Anaerolineae bacterium genome contains the following window.
GCCCTGGCTTGCTCCCAGCACCCGGCATGCTCACGCCCGCTCGTTTCGCTGAGTCGCATTTGCCTTGAGAGAATGCGGCTTGGAGCACCGCCCGCGGGGATTCGGTACAATGGGGAGGCGTTCGTTCTGACTGGCCCGATATTGCCATGCCTCAATCGATCATCCACCTCGAAAATGTAACCTTCGCCTACCCACCGGTGCTGCTGGATGGTGAGCCGCTGCGCGTCCTGCGCGGCGTAACGTTGGATGTGCCAGCGGGGCAATTCGTCGGCGTGATCGGCCCCAATGGCGTCGGCAAGACCACCCTGCTGCTGATCCTGGCCGGGCTGGCTCCCCGGCTGACCAAAGGGCAGCTTTCCGGCGTGGTGGAGGTACGCGGGCGCACCAGTATGGTGTTCCAGGAACCGGAGGGGCAGCTCTTTAACCCGACCGTCGAGGCTGAAGTAGCATGGGGCATGGAGAATCTGGGCCTGCCCATCGACGAGATCGAGCGGCGGCTGGACTGGGTGCTACGGGCGATGGGCATCGCTAACCTGCGCACCGCCGCGCCGGGGGCGCTTTCCGGCGGCCAGCAGAAGCGCGTGGCGCTGGCCGCAGCCCTGGCCATGCAACCGGACATCCTCCTCCTGGACGAGCCGACCTCCGGCCTGGACCCGGTTGGCCAGCAGGAAGTGCTGGAAGCCCTGGAAGACCTGCGCCGCACCTACCCGGTGACAGTGATCCTGGTGGAAAACGACGCCGAGACGGTTGTCCGCTTCGCCGAGCGTGTACTGGTACTCCACGAGGGACGCATCGTCCGCGATGCGCCTCCGGCGGCCATCTTCCGCGAGATCGCCTTTCTGGACGGAATCGGCGCACCGATTCCCCCGGCGGCGCGGCTGGCGTCTATGCTCCGCGAGGCCGGACTGGAAGTCGACTTCCTGACGCTGGAAGAAGCGATCGCCGCCCTTCGCCGTACGTGAAGAGTCATGCCTCAGACGCTCCGCGTGGCCGAAATTGACCATTCCGCGCGCCCGGTGCTATGATCCGCAACACGACAGGCGAGTTCTCACCTCAGGAGCAGGGCCATGCAGCGTCTCAAGTCCGGCTGGGAAACCTTCAAAACCATCGCCATCCTGTTCTCGCTGTTGGTCAACCTGGCGTTGATCGCCGCGCTGGTCTTCCTGGCGACACAGATCCTGCCGATCAAGAACACCATTGCCGAGCCGCTGATCGACGGCCTGCATGCCAGCTTCGTCGGCCTGGACAAGGCCACCATTGACCGCATCATCCCGGTGCGGGAGACAATCCCGGTCCAATTCACCCTGCCACTGCAACAGAACACAACCGTCGTGCTGACCGCGCCTGTGCCGCTGCAGGCTTACGCGCAGTTCAACCTGCCCGGCGGCGGCGGCACGATCAACGGCGTGGTCAGCCTGCAGCTCCCGCAGGGCATGAGCCTGCCGGTGGCGCTTGACCTGCAGGTGCCGGTCGATACCACCCTGCCGGTCAGCCTGGATGTGCGGGCGGTGATCCCGGTGGAAGAGACGCAATTGCATGACCCGCTGGCGAATCTGCGCCGCCTGCTGGACCCGATCGTGCGCGTCCTGGACAACCTGCCGGACGACAGCGGGGCACTGCTGGCCCTGCTGGGTCAGGCCCTGACCGGCCAGTTGCCCGACCTGCAACAGCCTACAGCCGCCAGCCTGTATCCCTGGCCGGGCTATTCGATCACGGCAGGGGACGGCTACACCTGGCCGGAGGATATGCCCGCTCAGCCCGGCACCCTGACCGGGACTGTGCCGGGCGGCTGGCAGGCGTGGGGCCGCGCCCCCGGCGCCCCGG
Protein-coding sequences here:
- a CDS encoding ATP-binding cassette domain-containing protein, which translates into the protein MPQSIIHLENVTFAYPPVLLDGEPLRVLRGVTLDVPAGQFVGVIGPNGVGKTTLLLILAGLAPRLTKGQLSGVVEVRGRTSMVFQEPEGQLFNPTVEAEVAWGMENLGLPIDEIERRLDWVLRAMGIANLRTAAPGALSGGQQKRVALAAALAMQPDILLLDEPTSGLDPVGQQEVLEALEDLRRTYPVTVILVENDAETVVRFAERVLVLHEGRIVRDAPPAAIFREIAFLDGIGAPIPPAARLASMLREAGLEVDFLTLEEAIAALRRT